The following coding sequences lie in one Thermosulfuriphilus ammonigenes genomic window:
- a CDS encoding holo-ACP synthase yields the protein MILGLGVDIVQISRIEAALKRHGRRFENRLFTAEELAYCRKRPRPALHLAGRFAAKEAASKALGTGMRGVSFREIEIIREPSGRPGLRFHGRAAEVARALGVRTAFVSLSHEQGVAVAVVVLEG from the coding sequence ATGATCCTGGGGTTGGGGGTAGATATAGTTCAGATCTCCAGGATTGAGGCGGCCCTCAAGCGCCATGGCAGGCGCTTTGAGAATCGCCTTTTTACCGCTGAGGAGCTGGCCTATTGCCGAAAGCGGCCCCGGCCGGCCCTCCACCTGGCTGGCCGCTTTGCCGCCAAGGAGGCGGCTTCTAAGGCCCTGGGAACGGGTATGAGAGGGGTCTCCTTCAGGGAGATAGAGATTATCCGTGAGCCTTCTGGTCGCCCGGGGCTTAGGTTCCATGGCCGGGCAGCTGAGGTGGCCCGGGCCCTTGGCGTCCGCACAGCCTTTGTTTCGCTTTCTCATGAGCAAGGTGTGGCTGTGGCGGTGGTCGTTTTGGAGGGATGA
- a CDS encoding NAD(P)H-hydrate dehydratase has protein sequence MKMYLFTAQEMQSLDRATIEDLGIPGLILMENAGRGVAELVCRRFSSGARVAILVGPGNNGGDGLVIARHLKARGFEVTAYLLAPEEKFRGDAAVNLRAARAHGVALVAILKDSLLPLLEAGLGQAEVIVDALFGTGLRRPIQGRLAQALEMANRSPAYRIAVDMPSGICADTGKVLGVAFRAHLTATMAAPKLGQVLFPGAEYVGQLKIIDISMPQDLISRQAKPRYLLDPDLLRPWLPRRPPEGHKGTFGHVLVVAGSPGKTGAAALAAMGALRAGAGLVTVAAGKGVNSILETKLTEAMTLPLPETSEGSLAPEAIEPIFSFSKRLRAGVIGPGMGLHPGTKDLARKIILEFPHPLVVDADALTVVAEMGPQMLGQSPAPRVLTPHPGEMGRIFGLSAREIQAGRLKYAQSLAQVTGAVVVLKGARTLIAEAEALAINPTGGPGMATGGSGDVLSGIIAALLAQGLPAFWAASLGVYIHGLAGEALAEERGPFGFLPTELADRLPKTIREFISLQELSLKLGDGLLGEDNCRQPKP, from the coding sequence ATGAAGATGTACCTTTTTACGGCTCAGGAGATGCAATCTCTGGACAGAGCCACTATTGAGGATCTGGGTATCCCCGGGCTTATCCTTATGGAGAACGCCGGCCGAGGAGTGGCTGAGCTTGTCTGCCGCCGCTTTTCCTCTGGCGCTCGGGTGGCCATCCTGGTGGGTCCGGGGAACAACGGAGGCGATGGTCTGGTCATTGCCAGGCATCTTAAGGCCCGCGGATTTGAGGTTACAGCCTATCTTCTGGCCCCGGAGGAGAAGTTTCGTGGGGATGCAGCCGTAAACCTCAGGGCGGCCCGGGCCCACGGAGTGGCCCTGGTAGCCATCCTTAAAGATTCTCTCCTTCCTCTTCTTGAGGCCGGTCTTGGGCAAGCCGAGGTCATCGTTGATGCCCTCTTTGGCACCGGCCTCAGGCGGCCTATCCAGGGGCGATTGGCCCAGGCCCTAGAGATGGCCAATAGATCTCCTGCCTACCGGATAGCTGTGGACATGCCATCTGGGATCTGTGCCGATACGGGTAAGGTCCTGGGGGTGGCCTTCAGGGCCCACCTTACGGCCACCATGGCGGCCCCCAAGCTGGGGCAGGTACTTTTCCCAGGGGCAGAATATGTCGGCCAGCTGAAGATAATAGACATTTCCATGCCCCAAGATCTCATCTCTCGGCAGGCCAAACCCAGATATCTGCTTGATCCAGATCTTCTCCGGCCATGGCTTCCTCGGCGTCCTCCGGAGGGGCACAAAGGGACCTTCGGGCACGTGCTTGTAGTGGCCGGCTCTCCAGGCAAGACGGGGGCGGCCGCTCTTGCGGCCATGGGGGCCCTAAGGGCTGGGGCCGGTCTGGTGACGGTAGCCGCCGGTAAAGGGGTGAATTCCATCCTGGAGACCAAATTGACGGAGGCTATGACCCTTCCCCTTCCAGAGACTTCAGAGGGATCCCTGGCCCCAGAGGCCATCGAGCCTATTTTTTCCTTCAGCAAACGGCTACGGGCCGGTGTCATTGGCCCTGGTATGGGCCTTCATCCGGGCACCAAGGATCTGGCCAGGAAGATCATCCTGGAGTTTCCCCACCCCCTGGTGGTGGATGCCGACGCCCTGACGGTGGTCGCGGAGATGGGGCCCCAGATGCTTGGCCAGAGTCCGGCTCCCAGGGTCCTTACCCCCCATCCGGGTGAAATGGGCCGGATCTTTGGCCTCAGTGCCCGGGAGATCCAGGCCGGGCGCTTGAAATATGCCCAAAGTCTGGCCCAGGTTACCGGGGCGGTGGTGGTCCTTAAAGGGGCCAGAACACTGATCGCCGAGGCGGAGGCCCTGGCCATTAACCCTACAGGGGGGCCGGGGATGGCTACCGGAGGCTCGGGAGATGTGCTCTCGGGCATCATTGCGGCCCTTCTGGCCCAGGGGCTCCCGGCCTTCTGGGCGGCCTCTCTGGGGGTTTATATACACGGTCTGGCCGGAGAGGCCCTGGCCGAGGAGAGAGGGCCGTTCGGATTTTTGCCCACAGAGCTGGCGGACCGCCTTCCCAAGACCATCCGGGAGTTCATCTCCCTACAGGAGTTATCACTAAAATTAGGAGACGGCCTGCTTGGAGAAGATAACTGTCGTCAGCCAAAGCCCTGA
- the tsaE gene encoding tRNA (adenosine(37)-N6)-threonylcarbamoyltransferase complex ATPase subunit type 1 TsaE, with protein sequence MEKITVVSQSPEETRSLARQIGEGLKGGEIVLLYGDLGVGKTVFVQGLAEGLGVPEDYYVVSPSFSLINEYPGRLRLVHVDLYRLEPAQVEDLGLEDYLEKDSVVAIEWAERLPSDLIPEEAILVRMQYLKEDQRRLEITLPPRQHTP encoded by the coding sequence TTGGAGAAGATAACTGTCGTCAGCCAAAGCCCTGAGGAGACTAGATCTCTGGCCCGTCAGATAGGCGAGGGCCTTAAGGGAGGGGAGATCGTTCTCCTCTACGGTGATTTGGGGGTGGGCAAGACGGTTTTTGTCCAGGGACTCGCCGAGGGGCTAGGGGTGCCTGAAGACTACTATGTAGTCAGTCCCTCCTTTTCTTTGATAAATGAGTATCCCGGTCGTCTTCGCCTCGTCCATGTAGATCTTTACCGCCTTGAACCTGCCCAGGTGGAGGATCTGGGCCTTGAGGATTACCTTGAAAAAGACTCGGTGGTAGCTATCGAATGGGCCGAAAGGCTTCCTTCGGATTTAATCCCAGAAGAGGCCATCCTGGTGCGTATGCAATACCTTAAGGAAGACCAGCGACGTCTGGAGATTACTCTACCACCCAGACAGCACACCCCTTAG
- a CDS encoding universal stress protein — MYPPKRILIALDPSENAMRAVEYVAQMLGGQKEIFIELFHVVKEPPADLFPDEGERQKAKEAHEKAMLQVFEKAKDRLEAAGIPREEVIIKVRPTRESVARVILEEQTSGRFGTVVVGRRGVSKAEEFLFGSVSNKVVHYAKGCAVWVVE; from the coding sequence ATGTATCCACCTAAGAGAATATTAATCGCCCTTGACCCCTCAGAAAACGCCATGAGGGCCGTAGAATATGTAGCCCAGATGCTGGGAGGCCAGAAGGAAATCTTTATAGAGCTCTTTCATGTAGTTAAGGAGCCCCCGGCAGACCTGTTTCCCGATGAAGGCGAGCGGCAAAAGGCCAAGGAGGCCCATGAGAAGGCCATGCTTCAAGTCTTTGAAAAGGCCAAAGACCGGCTTGAGGCCGCCGGAATTCCCCGAGAAGAGGTAATAATCAAGGTCAGGCCCACAAGGGAATCGGTGGCCCGGGTCATCCTGGAGGAGCAGACCAGCGGAAGATTTGGCACTGTTGTTGTTGGCCGCCGTGGTGTTTCCAAGGCCGAGGAGTTCCTCTTTGGCAGCGTCTCTAATAAAGTGGTTCACTATGCTAAGGGGTGTGCTGTCTGGGTGGTAGAGTAA